A region of Clostridium acetobutylicum ATCC 824 DNA encodes the following proteins:
- a CDS encoding putative ABC transporter permease: MDVEVLARAHGQQLVGYEGIKPLSLMGFTSLWMFLVGGLCGVIIGGLNDRPGYYNLKMWKQVLIGGTTITLVELFSGIFFNLYLGLHLWDYSKDRFNFMGQIELKNCIWWYVLPILIIWLDDVLSCYFYGDDRPPSLIMYLVKLVTLR, translated from the coding sequence CAACAATTAGTAGGATATGAGGGGATTAAACCACTTTCACTTATGGGATTTACAAGTCTGTGGATGTTTTTGGTTGGTGGTTTATGCGGCGTTATTATAGGAGGGCTAAATGATAGGCCAGGGTATTATAATTTAAAAATGTGGAAGCAAGTCTTAATTGGTGGAACTACTATAACTTTAGTAGAATTATTTTCAGGTATATTCTTTAATTTATATTTAGGTTTACATCTTTGGGATTATAGTAAAGACAGATTTAATTTTATGGGACAAATAGAGCTTAAGAATTGCATATGGTGGTATGTGCTTCCAATATTAATAATTTGGCTTGATGATGTACTTTCCTGCTACTTTTATGGGGATGATAGACCTCCAAGCCTAATTATGTATTTGGTGAAGTTGGTTACGCTTAGATGA